The Solibacillus daqui genome has a segment encoding these proteins:
- a CDS encoding TetR/AcrR family transcriptional regulator, which yields MARGRRVNSSGEKSKKLLLEKAIELFSTHGYHQTKISDIVKAASLTQPTFYLYFQSKESLFNDLNEKFRNDLVEIFSNTGEAVSTEKEVTMVIEQNLKCIFDYFIENPSLTKIGFYEGDQSAVVKQILVSKLENMINEDLKDYTIVKSVNSNILAQSIVGSMERLTLTNLLTNKSNPEKLAEEISKIYFVNEHKLVHQ from the coding sequence ATGGCTAGAGGACGTCGAGTAAATTCAAGCGGAGAAAAAAGTAAAAAATTATTATTAGAAAAAGCAATTGAGCTTTTTTCTACACATGGGTATCATCAAACAAAAATTAGTGATATCGTAAAAGCGGCTAGTTTAACACAGCCAACGTTTTATTTATATTTCCAAAGTAAAGAATCATTGTTCAATGACCTCAATGAAAAATTTCGAAATGATTTAGTTGAGATTTTTTCTAACACTGGTGAGGCTGTTAGCACCGAAAAAGAGGTTACTATGGTAATTGAACAGAACTTAAAATGCATCTTTGATTATTTTATTGAAAATCCAAGTTTAACAAAGATAGGTTTTTATGAAGGTGATCAATCAGCGGTAGTGAAGCAAATACTTGTTTCAAAACTAGAAAATATGATTAATGAAGACCTTAAAGATTATACAATTGTAAAGAGCGTGAATTCCAATATACTTGCACAAAGCATAGTTGGATCAATGGAGCGTTTAACATTAACGAATCTGTTAACAAATAAATCGAATCCTGAAAAGCTTGCTGAAGAAATTAGTAAGATTTATTTTGTAAACGAACATAAGCTTGTACACCAATAA
- a CDS encoding S41 family peptidase — MLKKQLTALLLFVLCISIPVTAFGASIDEVRDIVKDNYVGDIDGNLDQATSIHEMMDMLDPYSTYFTAEEFESFISGVELTSVGIGVVIEKVDNGINITQVIDGGSAKFAGLKVGDIITTIDGTPTAALTIEQASARIKGAANTSVSLTILREDGTILTKDLVRKAFSLPNVAAEMLYGNVGYISLNSFSNDTASLIAKSIRDLKNKGAKAFIFDLQNNGGGYVSAAEQLIGMFPNATYAYKLQEASVTSNVRALKQTTQFPENTKVLINAHSASASEMTAAALLDQNAAKLYGQTTYGKGAMQGFFELEDGSFLKLTVGHFFGPKGTVINHTGVKPHVKTTGNAIYKAHFDTIASGLINYKEMKAKKNVPLNKSFTVKFSKSITTKLDPTAVELVALGGGSIESTVNVSNEQLVVTPKKPLDAGKEYMLIIHPKVKTDNGQSLKTGVYLHVTTTK, encoded by the coding sequence ATGCTTAAAAAACAGCTAACAGCATTATTGCTATTTGTACTATGCATCTCAATCCCTGTTACAGCATTTGGTGCTTCTATCGATGAAGTACGCGATATCGTAAAAGACAACTACGTCGGGGATATTGATGGCAATCTTGACCAAGCAACAAGCATCCATGAAATGATGGATATGCTTGATCCATATTCGACTTATTTTACAGCTGAAGAATTTGAAAGTTTTATAAGTGGTGTTGAACTAACATCCGTTGGAATTGGCGTTGTTATTGAAAAAGTGGATAATGGGATTAACATTACACAGGTAATTGATGGTGGTAGTGCAAAATTTGCAGGTTTAAAAGTTGGCGATATTATTACGACCATCGATGGTACCCCTACAGCTGCATTAACGATCGAGCAAGCTTCTGCGCGCATTAAAGGAGCTGCCAATACAAGTGTTTCCCTAACAATTTTACGTGAGGATGGCACAATTTTAACGAAAGATCTTGTGCGTAAAGCTTTTTCATTACCAAACGTAGCAGCTGAAATGCTTTACGGAAATGTAGGGTATATTTCATTAAATTCATTTTCAAATGACACGGCTAGTTTAATAGCAAAATCGATTCGTGATTTGAAAAACAAAGGGGCTAAAGCGTTTATTTTCGACTTACAAAATAATGGTGGTGGCTACGTATCAGCGGCCGAACAATTAATAGGTATGTTCCCTAACGCAACCTATGCCTACAAGCTACAAGAGGCATCAGTCACTTCTAACGTTCGAGCATTAAAGCAAACAACACAATTCCCTGAAAATACAAAAGTACTAATTAACGCCCATAGTGCAAGTGCTTCTGAAATGACAGCAGCTGCCCTATTAGATCAAAATGCGGCAAAGCTATACGGACAAACAACTTATGGAAAAGGGGCAATGCAAGGATTCTTTGAACTTGAAGATGGCAGTTTCCTAAAGCTTACAGTCGGGCATTTTTTCGGTCCAAAAGGTACAGTCATTAACCACACTGGTGTAAAGCCACACGTCAAAACAACTGGTAATGCCATCTATAAAGCTCATTTCGATACAATTGCTAGTGGTTTAATAAACTATAAAGAAATGAAAGCCAAAAAAAATGTTCCTTTAAACAAATCGTTTACCGTGAAATTCTCGAAATCTATTACTACTAAGCTCGATCCAACTGCCGTTGAATTAGTGGCCCTTGGTGGCGGTTCAATAGAATCAACAGTTAACGTATCCAACGAGCAATTAGTAGTGACGCCAAAAAAACCGTTAGATGCAGGCAAAGAATATATGCTGATCATTCATCCTAAAGTGAAAACGGACAATGGCCAAAGCTTAAAAACAGGTGTTTATTTACATGTAACAACAACGAAATAG